The proteins below come from a single Motilibacter peucedani genomic window:
- a CDS encoding endonuclease/exonuclease/phosphatase family protein, which produces MRLATWNLLHGVSTTDGTVSEAALRSAVTALDADVLGLQEVDSEQPRSHGLREAAVAADALGAVDWRWLPTLVGTPGRHRTWRPTVLGEVVQGSPAYGIALLSRLPVLRWAELRLAAAPFGAPLVVPGDPRPRVVVVPDEPRAALAAVVETADGPVSVVTAHLSFVPGFNVRQLRQVVRWARAELPAPRVLLGDLNLPGGLPGRVSGWQQVGRVPTYPSARPRLAFDAVLGDGLSGWSASEPRAVPLPVSDHAALVLELSSASSSARPGSGSGRSTTPLAT; this is translated from the coding sequence CTGCGGCTCGCGACCTGGAACCTGCTGCACGGGGTGTCGACCACGGACGGCACGGTGTCCGAGGCGGCGCTGCGGTCGGCGGTGACCGCCCTCGACGCCGACGTCCTCGGCCTGCAGGAGGTCGACTCCGAGCAGCCGCGCTCCCACGGGCTGCGCGAGGCGGCGGTCGCCGCCGACGCGCTGGGCGCGGTGGACTGGCGCTGGCTGCCGACGCTGGTGGGTACGCCGGGGCGCCACCGCACGTGGCGACCGACCGTCCTCGGCGAGGTCGTGCAGGGCTCGCCGGCCTACGGCATCGCGCTGCTCTCGCGGCTGCCGGTGCTGCGCTGGGCCGAGCTGCGGCTGGCCGCGGCGCCGTTCGGCGCGCCCCTCGTGGTGCCCGGCGACCCCCGCCCGCGCGTGGTCGTCGTGCCGGACGAGCCGCGCGCCGCCCTGGCCGCGGTCGTGGAGACCGCGGACGGCCCGGTCTCGGTCGTGACCGCGCACCTGTCGTTCGTCCCGGGCTTCAACGTGCGCCAGCTGCGGCAGGTGGTGCGCTGGGCACGGGCCGAGCTGCCGGCCCCGCGCGTGCTGCTCGGCGACCTCAACCTGCCGGGCGGGCTGCCCGGGCGGGTCTCCGGGTGGCAGCAGGTCGGCCGGGTGCCGACCTACCCGTCGGCCCGGCCGCGCCTCGCGTTCGACGCGGTGCTGGGCGACGGGCTGTCGGGCTGGTCGGCGTCGGAGCCGCGCGCGGTGCCGCTGCCCGTCTCCGACCACGCCGCGCTGGTGCTCGAGCTGAGCAGCGCCTCGAGCTCGGCCCGGCCGGGCAGCGGGTCGGGCCGCTCGACGACGCCGCTCGCGACGTAG
- the nudC gene encoding NAD(+) diphosphatase, protein MSLGELALSRSGIDRAAELRTRPEELELRWKDPGSRVLRVYPGGRFVVHDDALVLESALDAPPERRVFLGLDPEDTAYFALLPVGEHAPEGAVTLREVGTLLAARDVGLAVNAVALANWHATHTHCPRCGAATEVTDGGHVRHCPVDGTQHYPRTDSAVIMAIVDADDRLLLGRQASWPEGRFSTLAGFVEPGESLEQAVRREVAEEVGVTVGEVTYLGSQAWPFPASLMLGFTGRALTTELRADEVEIAQARWVSREEFGRETAAGTLRLPPAVSIARRLIEHWYGAELPAEGTWR, encoded by the coding sequence GTGAGCCTCGGCGAGCTGGCGCTCTCGCGCTCCGGGATCGACCGCGCGGCCGAGCTGCGCACCCGGCCTGAGGAGCTCGAGCTGCGGTGGAAGGACCCGGGCAGCCGGGTGCTGCGCGTCTACCCGGGCGGCCGGTTCGTCGTGCACGACGACGCGCTGGTCCTGGAGTCCGCCCTCGACGCGCCGCCGGAGCGCCGGGTGTTCCTCGGCCTCGACCCGGAGGACACCGCGTACTTCGCCCTGCTGCCCGTCGGCGAGCACGCGCCCGAGGGTGCGGTGACGCTGCGCGAGGTCGGCACCCTGCTGGCCGCCCGCGACGTCGGGCTGGCGGTGAACGCCGTCGCGCTCGCCAACTGGCACGCCACCCACACCCACTGCCCGCGCTGCGGCGCGGCGACCGAGGTGACCGACGGCGGCCACGTGCGCCACTGCCCGGTCGACGGCACACAGCACTACCCCCGCACGGACTCCGCGGTCATCATGGCGATCGTCGACGCCGACGACCGGCTGCTGCTGGGCCGGCAGGCGTCCTGGCCGGAGGGCCGGTTCAGCACGCTGGCCGGGTTCGTCGAGCCGGGCGAGAGCCTCGAGCAGGCCGTGCGCCGCGAGGTCGCCGAGGAGGTCGGCGTCACCGTCGGTGAGGTCACCTACCTCGGCAGCCAGGCCTGGCCGTTCCCCGCCAGCCTGATGCTCGGCTTCACCGGCCGGGCGCTGACCACCGAGCTGCGCGCCGACGAGGTCGAGATCGCGCAGGCCCGGTGGGTCAGCCGCGAGGAGTTCGGCCGCGAGACCGCCGCGGGCACCCTGCGCCTGCCGCCCGCGGTCTCCATCGCCCGGCGGCTGATCGAGCACTGGTACGGCGCCGAGCTGCCCGCCGAGGGCACCTGGCGCTGA
- a CDS encoding DUF4097 family beta strand repeat-containing protein, with product MSRHPARTPLLVVGAVFAVLGIGWTALNLVIVMARHSASSTSSVAGTVTAVRVAPSSWCGGSVHVVGEDRTDAALSWKDSWSLARPRHNVTLEGTTLVVRMSCPASIGWTPAVTLTLRVPRATSLDLRADDRLSVQGTRGRLKARTDSGSLTVTDVVGDLDLGTDSGAVRASGGSAATVQAHADSGDVRLDLPAVPDAVTVTTDSGTVRVAVPGTVGYRVGIETDSGSRTVRVRQDSASAHRVTAHTDSGDVTVLPR from the coding sequence ATGAGCCGGCACCCCGCCCGTACGCCCCTGCTCGTGGTCGGAGCGGTCTTCGCCGTCCTGGGCATCGGCTGGACGGCGCTCAACCTGGTCATCGTCATGGCGCGGCACTCCGCGTCGTCGACCTCGTCGGTCGCCGGCACCGTCACCGCCGTGCGCGTCGCGCCCTCCAGCTGGTGCGGCGGCTCGGTGCACGTGGTCGGCGAGGACCGCACCGACGCGGCCCTGTCGTGGAAGGACTCCTGGTCGCTGGCGCGCCCCCGCCACAACGTCACGCTGGAGGGGACGACACTCGTGGTGCGCATGTCGTGCCCCGCGTCGATCGGATGGACCCCCGCCGTGACCCTCACCCTGCGCGTGCCGCGCGCCACCAGCCTCGACCTGCGGGCCGACGACAGGCTCAGCGTCCAGGGCACCCGGGGCCGGCTCAAGGCGCGCACGGACAGCGGCTCGCTCACGGTCACCGACGTCGTCGGCGACCTCGACCTCGGCACCGACTCCGGAGCGGTCCGCGCCAGCGGCGGGTCGGCGGCCACGGTGCAGGCGCACGCCGACTCCGGCGACGTGCGGCTCGACCTGCCGGCGGTGCCCGACGCGGTCACCGTGACCACCGACTCCGGCACGGTGCGGGTGGCGGTGCCCGGGACGGTGGGCTACCGCGTCGGCATCGAGACCGACTCGGGCTCCCGCACCGTACGCGTCCGCCAGGACTCCGCCTCCGCGCACCGGGTGACGGCGCACACCGACTCCGGCGACGTGACGGTGCTGCCGCGGTGA
- a CDS encoding M20/M25/M40 family metallo-hydrolase — MTTVADVVAAQADQWLDQLVEWLRIPSQSGDPALAGEVRRSAEWLAAALRSAGFPTVELWETPGLPSVYAEWPADDPDAPVALVYAHHDVQPVEPLEQWVRPPYEPRVEGDRLYARGVADDKGHVAMHLLGLRAHLEAGGRSAPAVTLKLLVEGEEESGSPHFPALLAAQRERLACDVVVVSDTGMWAEDVPSTVIGLRGMLYLHLDLVARDVDLHSGSFGGAVLNPATAVARILGRLHDDDGRVAVPGFYDGVVDPSDEERALIASLPFDEQEWLANAHSRVASGEAGWTTLERVWCRPTAEVNGFWGGHVGAGSKTIVPREAHAHVSFRIVAGQEPAKVREAVEAWLADCAPSGAQLSLEWEGDGVRACSTSLDAPALQALHRAMETAFGVPVRVTREGGSGPEADIQEALGVPLVYLGATLPDAGCHAPNENAHIPTLLKGAQSAAHLWDELAALGAETVRREHA; from the coding sequence GTGACCACCGTTGCCGACGTCGTCGCCGCGCAGGCCGACCAGTGGCTCGACCAGCTCGTCGAGTGGCTGCGGATCCCGAGCCAGTCCGGCGACCCCGCGCTCGCCGGTGAGGTGCGGCGCAGCGCCGAGTGGCTCGCCGCCGCGCTGCGCTCGGCCGGGTTCCCCACCGTGGAGCTGTGGGAGACGCCGGGGCTGCCCTCCGTCTACGCGGAGTGGCCGGCCGACGACCCGGACGCTCCCGTCGCGCTCGTCTACGCGCACCACGACGTGCAGCCGGTCGAGCCGCTCGAGCAGTGGGTGCGCCCGCCCTACGAGCCGCGCGTCGAGGGCGACCGGCTCTACGCCCGCGGCGTCGCGGACGACAAGGGCCACGTCGCCATGCACCTGCTCGGCCTGCGCGCGCACCTGGAGGCCGGCGGCCGCAGCGCTCCCGCCGTCACGCTCAAGCTGCTCGTCGAGGGCGAGGAGGAGTCGGGCTCGCCGCACTTCCCGGCCCTGCTGGCCGCGCAGCGCGAGCGCCTGGCCTGCGACGTGGTGGTCGTCTCCGACACCGGCATGTGGGCCGAGGACGTGCCCTCGACCGTGATCGGGCTGCGCGGGATGCTCTACCTGCACCTCGACCTGGTCGCGCGCGACGTCGACCTGCACTCCGGCTCGTTCGGCGGCGCGGTGCTGAACCCCGCCACGGCTGTGGCCCGCATCCTCGGCCGGCTCCACGACGACGACGGCCGCGTCGCCGTGCCGGGCTTCTACGACGGCGTCGTCGACCCCAGCGACGAGGAGCGCGCGCTCATCGCGTCGCTGCCCTTCGACGAGCAGGAGTGGCTGGCGAACGCCCACTCCCGCGTCGCCTCCGGCGAGGCCGGCTGGACGACGCTCGAACGGGTGTGGTGCCGGCCGACCGCCGAGGTCAACGGATTCTGGGGCGGCCACGTCGGCGCCGGCAGCAAGACGATCGTGCCGCGCGAGGCCCACGCCCACGTGTCGTTCCGCATCGTCGCCGGCCAGGAGCCCGCGAAGGTTCGCGAGGCCGTCGAGGCCTGGCTGGCCGACTGCGCCCCGTCGGGCGCGCAGCTCTCGCTCGAGTGGGAGGGCGACGGCGTACGCGCCTGCTCCACCTCCCTCGACGCGCCGGCCCTGCAGGCGCTGCACCGCGCGATGGAGACCGCGTTCGGGGTGCCGGTGCGCGTGACGCGCGAGGGCGGCTCGGGGCCCGAGGCCGACATCCAGGAGGCGCTCGGCGTGCCGCTCGTCTACCTCGGCGCGACGCTGCCCGACGCCGGCTGCCACGCCCCCAACGAGAACGCCCACATCCCCACGCTGCTCAAGGGCGCGCAGTCCGCGGCGCACCTCTGGGACGAGCTGGCGGCGCTCGGCGCCGAGACCGTCCGCAGGGAGCACGCGTGA
- a CDS encoding sensor histidine kinase, whose amino-acid sequence MSETTAPVGGDAPAPPAESPPAPARAEAAEGASLPALLPSVAHVALDLLVAVVPFTVVVVLLALSLSLMVLFLLGVPLLLLTFAASRAFARMQRGRIEAVLGVRIPAPSPPRRGGGLVERARAEIRSGTQWRQLSYHLLALPFAVVTSVLAFGVPGCGLALATVLGWSARMDRSQLAVLRDGWTLPAWTFLGVMVLFLAPWGVRAAAAGDVWLARTLLGRDERAELAARVDTLTETRAGVVAAADAERQRIERDLHDGAQQRLVSLAMSLGRAQNRLETDPEGARELLAEAHREAKLAMTEIRDLARGIHPSILTDRGLAAALAPVAARLPLPVHLDISVDPRPAPDVEAVAYYTVVEALTNVAKHADAREASVLARRVGDTLLLEVRDDGRGGADTARGSGLRGLAGRLAGVDGTFSVTSPPGGPTVVRAELPAPAEGAQA is encoded by the coding sequence GTGTCCGAGACCACTGCACCCGTCGGCGGCGACGCCCCCGCCCCACCCGCCGAGAGCCCGCCCGCCCCCGCGCGGGCCGAGGCCGCCGAGGGCGCCTCGCTGCCGGCGCTGCTGCCGAGCGTGGCGCACGTCGCGCTCGACCTGCTGGTGGCCGTCGTGCCCTTCACCGTCGTGGTTGTGCTCCTGGCGCTGTCGCTCAGCCTGATGGTGCTCTTCCTGCTCGGGGTTCCCCTGCTGCTGCTGACCTTCGCGGCCAGCCGGGCGTTCGCGCGGATGCAGCGCGGGCGCATCGAGGCGGTGCTCGGCGTGCGCATCCCCGCCCCCAGCCCGCCCCGGCGCGGCGGCGGGCTGGTCGAGCGGGCCCGGGCCGAGATCAGGAGCGGCACGCAGTGGCGCCAGCTGTCCTACCACCTGCTCGCGCTGCCCTTCGCGGTCGTGACCAGCGTGCTCGCGTTCGGCGTGCCGGGCTGCGGTCTCGCGCTCGCGACGGTGCTCGGCTGGAGCGCGCGGATGGACCGCTCGCAGCTGGCGGTGCTGCGCGACGGGTGGACGCTGCCGGCCTGGACCTTCCTCGGCGTCATGGTGCTGTTCCTGGCGCCGTGGGGCGTGCGCGCCGCAGCAGCGGGCGACGTCTGGCTGGCGCGCACCCTGCTCGGGCGCGACGAGCGGGCCGAGCTCGCTGCCCGCGTCGACACGCTGACCGAGACCCGGGCCGGCGTCGTGGCCGCCGCAGACGCCGAGCGCCAGCGGATCGAGCGCGACCTGCACGACGGCGCCCAGCAGCGGCTCGTCTCGCTCGCCATGAGCCTGGGCCGCGCGCAGAACCGGCTCGAGACCGACCCGGAGGGCGCCCGCGAGCTGCTGGCCGAGGCGCACCGCGAGGCGAAGCTCGCCATGACCGAGATCCGCGACCTCGCCCGCGGCATCCACCCCTCGATCCTCACCGACCGCGGGCTCGCCGCAGCGCTCGCGCCGGTGGCCGCCCGGCTGCCCCTGCCCGTGCACCTCGACATCTCGGTCGACCCGCGTCCGGCCCCCGACGTCGAGGCGGTCGCCTACTACACGGTGGTCGAGGCGCTCACCAACGTGGCGAAGCACGCCGACGCCCGCGAGGCCAGCGTCCTGGCCCGCCGCGTGGGCGACACCCTGCTGCTCGAGGTGCGCGACGACGGCCGGGGCGGCGCCGACACCGCCCGCGGGAGCGGCCTGCGCGGCCTGGCCGGCCGGCTCGCCGGCGTCGACGGCACGTTCTCCGTCACCAGCCCCCCGGGCGGTCCGACCGTCGTGCGGGCCGAGCTCCCCGCCCCTGCCGAAGGAGCGCAGGCATGA